The Terriglobales bacterium genome includes a region encoding these proteins:
- a CDS encoding DUF72 domain-containing protein: MNSNFSMHKVHIGTSGWAYSSWKPDFYPAKTPSSKFLEYYSSQLNCVEVNYTYRARPAVQTLQNWAASTREGFTFVAKAHQRITHIKRLVDVDQDVDSFFASLQPLLHARKLGPVLFQLPPNLKADAERLAKFLKGLPKDAPSAIEYRNPSWFDEKIYALMREHNVALCIAESDELAVPEVFTATFAYYRLRKSDYTNSEIEEIEERLRAAAQEHDVYAFLKHEETAEGAINARKLLEKINRG, from the coding sequence GTGAACAGCAACTTCTCCATGCACAAAGTCCACATTGGAACCTCGGGTTGGGCTTACTCTTCGTGGAAGCCGGATTTCTATCCGGCGAAAACGCCGTCGAGCAAGTTCCTCGAGTATTACTCATCGCAGCTCAACTGCGTCGAAGTGAATTACACGTATCGCGCACGTCCGGCAGTGCAGACCTTGCAAAACTGGGCTGCCTCTACGCGGGAAGGATTTACGTTCGTTGCCAAAGCCCATCAGCGCATTACACACATTAAGCGGTTGGTCGACGTCGATCAGGATGTGGATTCGTTCTTCGCTTCCCTGCAGCCTTTATTGCATGCGCGCAAGCTTGGTCCAGTGCTCTTTCAATTGCCGCCGAACTTGAAAGCGGATGCCGAGCGCCTGGCGAAGTTTCTTAAGGGTCTTCCGAAAGATGCGCCAAGCGCGATCGAGTACCGCAACCCAAGCTGGTTCGACGAGAAGATCTATGCGCTCATGCGCGAGCACAACGTCGCGTTGTGCATTGCCGAGAGCGACGAACTTGCGGTACCGGAAGTCTTTACCGCCACCTTCGCTTATTATCGGCTGCGCAAATCCGACTACACAAATTCAGAAATAGAGGAAATAGAAGAACGCTTGCGGGCGGCTGCGCAGGAGCACGACGTTTATGCATTCTTGAAGCACGAAGAGACGGCGGAAGGTGCGATCAACGCGCGCAAGCTGTTGGAGAAAATAAACCGGGGGTGA
- a CDS encoding tyrosine recombinase: MSNQHALSAFVSYLKVEKGLSRLTALAYESDLLQLAEFLEVKNRSLQNATRPDLLAFLEQLTANRVESRSRARKLSAIRHFYKFLLLDKRIKSDPTLNIESPRQWKVLPKSLAVSDIDEMLAREQTKPQHPALALRNSALLELLYATGMRVSEIVNLRLEDVDLAGSKAIVRGKGDKERLVPFGVSAQKILETYLREARPQLCRTRRSPLVFVDRNGTGLTRERVWRIVRESKLDRKASPHMLRHSCATHMVGNGADLRTVQAILGHADISTTQVYTHVALDRLKEVYKRHHPRSKKHAGAAQRESA, translated from the coding sequence ATGTCGAACCAGCATGCACTCTCCGCTTTCGTTTCGTACTTGAAGGTGGAAAAGGGGCTGTCCAGGCTTACCGCACTCGCATATGAAAGCGACTTGCTCCAGCTTGCGGAATTTCTTGAGGTTAAGAACCGCTCCCTCCAGAACGCGACCCGTCCCGATCTTCTGGCCTTCTTAGAGCAGCTCACTGCCAATCGCGTCGAGAGCCGGAGCCGTGCCCGCAAGCTCTCCGCTATTCGGCACTTTTACAAATTCCTTCTGCTGGACAAGCGCATTAAGTCTGATCCGACACTGAACATCGAGAGTCCTCGCCAGTGGAAGGTCCTGCCCAAGTCACTGGCAGTCTCCGACATTGACGAGATGCTAGCGCGCGAGCAGACGAAACCACAGCATCCGGCCTTGGCATTACGCAATAGCGCGCTGCTGGAGTTACTGTACGCGACCGGAATGCGCGTTTCAGAGATCGTCAATTTGCGACTGGAAGACGTCGACCTCGCCGGCTCGAAGGCAATTGTGCGCGGTAAAGGAGATAAGGAGCGTCTGGTCCCGTTCGGTGTGTCTGCACAGAAAATCCTGGAGACGTACCTGCGGGAGGCTCGTCCACAGCTTTGCCGCACACGAAGATCGCCATTGGTGTTCGTTGACCGGAACGGAACCGGCCTTACACGTGAGCGCGTCTGGCGCATTGTGCGCGAATCAAAGCTGGACCGCAAGGCGAGTCCGCACATGCTCCGCCACAGTTGTGCCACGCACATGGTCGGCAACGGCGCCGATCTGCGGACGGTGCAGGCCATCTTGGGACATGCCGATATTTCTACTACTCAGGTCTATACCCACGTGGCGCTCGATCGCCTTAAAGAGGTCTACAAGCGACATCATCCGCGCAGTAAAAAGCACGCTGGAGCAGCGCAAAGGGAATCGGCTTGA
- a CDS encoding tyrosine recombinase XerC, with protein sequence MTAHSRKEARIEEFLRCLEIQRNASRHTVLAYQKDLMKFREHLGKSADWSKITHQQIRGFLAELMANGLSKPSAARALASLRSFYKWMAREGYVEQNPAALVSTPKLAKKLPRVPTMEQVNGLLDSSLPENAAFPARDRVIFELLYGCGLRNSELIGIELDDISWSNEIIRVRGKGKKERLVPLGDSAAASIREYTSERQRILESRRRRCSALLINLRGGALTTRSVGRIVKAIAVARGLSPDVHPHTLRHAFGAHMLEEGADLRAIQELLGHARLSTTQRYTQLTSAHITRVYDETHPKAR encoded by the coding sequence TTGACAGCACATTCACGCAAAGAAGCTCGCATCGAAGAGTTCCTGCGATGTTTGGAAATTCAGCGCAACGCCTCCAGACATACGGTTCTGGCGTATCAAAAAGACTTGATGAAATTCCGGGAGCACCTCGGGAAGTCGGCGGACTGGAGCAAAATCACTCATCAGCAGATCCGTGGATTTCTGGCCGAGTTGATGGCCAATGGGTTGAGCAAACCTTCGGCTGCTCGGGCGCTCGCCTCGCTACGATCGTTCTATAAATGGATGGCCCGCGAAGGCTACGTTGAACAAAATCCGGCAGCGTTGGTGTCGACTCCAAAGCTGGCGAAGAAGCTGCCGCGGGTTCCCACAATGGAACAGGTGAACGGGCTGCTCGATTCTTCACTGCCGGAGAATGCGGCTTTCCCGGCGCGTGACCGCGTCATTTTCGAATTGCTGTATGGATGCGGCCTGCGAAATTCCGAGCTGATCGGAATCGAACTTGACGACATTAGCTGGTCGAACGAGATCATTCGAGTGCGCGGCAAAGGGAAGAAGGAGCGGCTGGTACCGCTCGGCGATTCTGCCGCTGCTTCAATTCGGGAATATACGTCTGAACGCCAGCGGATTCTGGAGAGTCGCCGCCGGAGGTGTTCAGCGCTGCTGATCAACCTTCGCGGCGGGGCGCTCACCACGCGCAGTGTGGGTCGAATCGTGAAAGCGATCGCTGTTGCTCGCGGCCTCTCACCTGACGTCCACCCTCATACACTCCGCCACGCGTTCGGGGCGCACATGCTGGAAGAAGGCGCCGACCTGCGAGCGATCCAGGAACTGCTCGGGCACGCACGACTATCGACCACGCAGCGTTACACGCAGCTCACTTCGGCGCACATCACGCGGGTGTACGACGAAACCCATCCCAAGGCGCGCTGA